One part of the Caproiciproducens sp. CPB-2 genome encodes these proteins:
- a CDS encoding cobyrinate a,c-diamide synthase: MKAPRIMIAAAGSGSGKTLLTCSLLQALLDSGKRAAAFKCGPDFIDPMFHRKVLGVPSKNLDSYFTDENTTKFLFLEDAEGKDLSVIEGVMGLYDGLGGVKEEASSYHLAKVTKTPVILVVDARGMGRSVIPLIAGFLQYDTARLIQGVILNRTGKMFYDVIKPEIEAETGIPVLGYFPVQTEIRLESRHLGLRLPEEIGGLREQLKKSAEVFRTAVDLEKLMMIASRAEELEAAPVTVPAKADGVRIGVAMDEAFCFYYEDNLRLLQKAGAELIPFSPLREEKLPARLHGLILGGGYPELYAEGLSRNEGMRQSVKEAIESGMPSIAECGGFLYLHETMENQEGQAFPMAGAVKGSCRYRGKLVRFGYIGVRAETETFLPKGTEIRGHEFHYFDSTDNGSACLARKPVSGRQWRCVHAGKNHWWGFPHLYYYANPAYADRFLGRAESYAQGS; the protein is encoded by the coding sequence ATGAAAGCACCCAGAATCATGATCGCGGCTGCCGGCAGCGGCAGCGGAAAGACCTTGCTGACCTGTTCGCTTTTACAGGCCCTGCTGGACAGCGGGAAAAGGGCGGCCGCGTTTAAATGCGGGCCGGACTTTATCGATCCTATGTTCCACCGCAAGGTGCTCGGCGTGCCCTCCAAAAATCTGGATTCCTATTTTACGGATGAAAACACGACGAAATTTCTGTTTCTGGAGGATGCCGAAGGGAAGGATCTTTCCGTAATCGAGGGCGTCATGGGGCTTTACGACGGCCTGGGCGGCGTCAAAGAGGAAGCGTCCTCCTACCATCTGGCAAAGGTCACGAAAACGCCGGTGATTCTGGTAGTGGACGCCCGCGGGATGGGCCGGTCGGTCATCCCGCTGATTGCCGGCTTTTTGCAGTATGACACCGCGCGCCTGATCCAGGGCGTGATTCTGAACAGAACCGGAAAGATGTTTTATGACGTGATCAAACCGGAAATAGAAGCGGAGACAGGAATTCCGGTGCTGGGGTATTTTCCCGTTCAGACGGAAATCAGACTGGAAAGCCGCCACCTCGGTCTGCGGCTGCCGGAGGAAATCGGGGGGCTCCGGGAGCAGCTGAAAAAATCCGCGGAGGTCTTCAGGACTGCCGTTGATCTGGAAAAGCTCATGATGATCGCGTCGCGGGCGGAAGAACTCGAAGCAGCCCCGGTAACGGTTCCCGCGAAAGCGGACGGCGTGCGGATCGGCGTCGCCATGGATGAAGCGTTCTGCTTTTACTATGAGGACAATCTGCGGCTGCTGCAAAAAGCCGGGGCGGAGCTAATCCCCTTTTCACCGCTGCGCGAAGAAAAGCTCCCGGCGCGCCTGCACGGGCTGATTCTGGGCGGCGGGTACCCGGAGCTATACGCGGAGGGGCTTTCCCGAAACGAAGGAATGCGGCAAAGCGTGAAAGAGGCAATCGAAAGCGGGATGCCCTCCATTGCGGAATGCGGAGGTTTTCTGTACCTGCATGAGACGATGGAAAATCAGGAGGGGCAGGCCTTCCCGATGGCTGGCGCGGTAAAGGGAAGCTGCCGCTATAGGGGAAAGCTGGTCCGCTTCGGGTATATCGGCGTCCGCGCGGAAACGGAAACCTTCCTGCCGAAGGGGACGGAAATCCGGGGACACGAGTTCCACTATTTTGACAGCACGGACAACGGAAGCGCCTGTCTGGCGCGAAAACCGGTGTCGGGGCGGCAGTGGCGCTGTGTCCACGCCGGAAAAAATCACTGGTGGGGCTTTCCGCATCTGTATTATTACGCGAACCCGGCCTACGCGGACCGTTTTTTAGGGAGGGCTGAAAGCTATGCACAGGGGTCATGA